A DNA window from Acidobacteriota bacterium contains the following coding sequences:
- a CDS encoding amidohydrolase family protein, with translation MRRASLALLFLALPVLASDVDDARAVFERNLAAIRARDKAAYLACYLDGKGLVRTTPEGPVLGYEDFAKQAGDKWPDVLESSDLQLVAVSPGVVYGTYRYRVRYGAEEHSGLSERLFLKTPKGWRIAVTSAWEAPPGTPPPPRAYTGATLVDGTGSPSVTNAVVLVRNGRIDCAGTASACPVPEGVAVTDAKGSWIVPGLVDAHVHFAQTGWADGRPDAFDVRAKHPYDAVQKELRERPERYFRSYVCSGVTSVFDVGGYAWSLDLATRAENDSLAPRVKAAGPLLSTIDFWLNLPGERQFLFLKDAESAKTGVAYLAARGASAVKVWYVVTPDRPVEASEAAVLAAGAEAKKAGLPLIVHATGLAEAKIALKAGAKLLVHGVMDKPVDDEFLALAKQAGTTYNPTLVVLDGYVTVAKAAAAGAPTPFDDPNGCADPASRARLAATPEIDAASIAGKVRDREARTAERKAVSLANLRRVRDAGIPIAMGTDAGNPGTLHGPSVYSEMEAMQSAGMTPMEVLVASTKGGARAMGRNDVGTIEKGKRADFLLVGADPLLDAANLRKLNAVVRGGVYRTQAELRAIVASQP, from the coding sequence ATGAGGCGCGCCTCGCTCGCGCTCCTCTTCCTCGCCCTTCCCGTCCTCGCCTCCGACGTCGACGACGCGCGGGCGGTGTTCGAACGGAACCTCGCGGCGATTCGCGCCCGCGACAAGGCCGCGTACCTCGCGTGCTACCTCGACGGAAAGGGCCTCGTGCGGACGACGCCGGAGGGGCCGGTGCTCGGGTACGAGGACTTCGCGAAGCAGGCGGGCGACAAGTGGCCGGACGTCCTCGAGTCCTCCGATCTGCAGCTCGTCGCCGTTTCCCCCGGCGTCGTCTACGGCACGTACCGCTACAGGGTGCGGTACGGCGCCGAGGAGCACTCCGGCCTTTCGGAGCGCCTCTTCCTGAAGACGCCGAAGGGCTGGCGCATCGCCGTGACCTCGGCGTGGGAGGCTCCGCCCGGCACGCCGCCTCCCCCGCGCGCCTACACGGGCGCGACGCTCGTCGACGGGACCGGCTCCCCCTCGGTGACGAACGCGGTCGTCCTCGTGCGCAACGGGCGTATCGACTGCGCGGGCACGGCCTCCGCGTGCCCCGTGCCCGAAGGCGTGGCCGTGACGGACGCGAAGGGCTCGTGGATCGTTCCGGGCCTCGTGGACGCGCACGTCCACTTCGCCCAGACGGGCTGGGCCGACGGGCGGCCGGACGCGTTCGACGTCCGCGCGAAGCACCCGTACGACGCCGTCCAGAAGGAGCTGCGCGAGCGGCCCGAGCGTTACTTCCGCTCGTACGTCTGCTCGGGCGTCACCTCGGTCTTCGACGTCGGTGGGTACGCGTGGTCCCTCGACCTCGCGACGCGGGCCGAGAACGACTCGCTCGCGCCGCGCGTGAAGGCCGCCGGCCCGCTTCTCTCGACGATCGACTTCTGGCTGAACCTCCCCGGCGAACGGCAGTTCCTTTTCCTCAAGGATGCCGAGAGCGCGAAGACCGGCGTCGCGTATCTCGCCGCGCGCGGCGCGTCCGCGGTGAAGGTCTGGTACGTGGTCACGCCCGACCGGCCGGTGGAGGCGTCCGAAGCCGCGGTCCTCGCGGCCGGCGCCGAGGCGAAGAAGGCCGGCCTGCCCCTCATCGTTCACGCGACCGGGCTCGCGGAGGCGAAGATCGCGCTCAAGGCCGGGGCGAAGCTCCTCGTCCACGGCGTCATGGACAAGCCCGTCGACGACGAGTTCCTCGCGCTCGCAAAACAGGCCGGGACGACGTACAACCCGACGCTCGTCGTCCTCGACGGCTACGTCACGGTGGCGAAGGCCGCGGCCGCCGGCGCTCCCACCCCGTTCGACGACCCGAACGGCTGCGCCGACCCCGCGTCGCGCGCGCGCCTCGCGGCCACGCCCGAGATCGACGCCGCGTCGATCGCCGGCAAGGTCCGTGACCGCGAGGCGCGGACGGCCGAGCGCAAGGCCGTCAGCCTCGCAAACCTCAGGCGCGTGCGGGATGCGGGCATCCCGATCGCGATGGGCACGGACGCGGGCAATCCCGGGACGCTCCACGGCCCGTCGGTCTACTCCGAGATGGAGGCGATGCAGTCGGCCGGGATGACTCCGATGGAGGTCCTCGTCGCGTCCACGAAGGGCGGCGCCCGGGCGATGGGACGGAACGACGTCGGGACGATCGAGAAGGGCAAGCGCGCGGACTTCCTTCTCGTCGGCGCCGACCCGCTCCTCGACGCCGCGAACCTCAGAAAGCTGAACGCGGTCGTCCGCGGCGGCGTCTACCGGACCCAGGCCGAGCTCAGGGCGATCGTCGCGAGCCAGCCCTGA
- a CDS encoding 4Fe-4S dicluster domain-containing protein — protein sequence MSQDRREFLATAGKVLVLTAPAAAYWDALAAGKTEPEESAYKMASHFWGMIVDIDKCIGCGGCVRACKTENNVPPEPFYFRTWVERYHVEGLSEHPEVDSPNGGYNGFPEKFASGDKAKSFFVPKLCNQCAHSPCTQVCPVGATFESPDGAVLVDKTYCLGCRYCVQACPYGCRFIDPRTETVDKCNLCYHRITKGLTTACCESCPTGARQLVDLKDPKDPIHEFLRTHKVHVLKPHMATGSKVFYNALDGSVR from the coding sequence ATGAGCCAGGACCGCCGCGAATTCCTCGCCACGGCCGGCAAGGTCCTCGTGCTGACCGCGCCCGCCGCCGCCTACTGGGACGCCCTCGCCGCGGGAAAGACGGAGCCCGAGGAGTCCGCCTACAAGATGGCGAGCCACTTCTGGGGAATGATCGTCGACATCGACAAGTGCATCGGCTGCGGCGGCTGCGTGCGCGCCTGCAAGACCGAGAACAACGTGCCCCCCGAGCCCTTCTACTTCCGCACGTGGGTCGAGCGCTACCACGTCGAGGGCCTCTCGGAGCATCCCGAGGTGGACTCGCCGAACGGCGGCTACAACGGGTTTCCCGAGAAGTTCGCGTCCGGCGACAAGGCGAAGAGCTTCTTCGTCCCGAAGCTCTGCAACCAGTGCGCGCACTCCCCGTGCACGCAGGTCTGTCCGGTCGGCGCGACGTTCGAGAGCCCGGACGGCGCCGTCCTCGTGGACAAGACTTACTGCCTCGGCTGCCGTTACTGCGTTCAGGCCTGCCCGTACGGCTGCCGGTTCATCGACCCGCGCACGGAGACGGTCGACAAGTGCAACCTCTGCTACCACCGGATCACGAAGGGCCTCACGACGGCCTGCTGCGAGAGCTGCCCGACGGGCGCCCGCCAGCTCGTCGACCTGAAGGACCCGAAGGACCCGATCCACGAGTTTCTGCGAACGCACAAGGTGCACGTCCTGAAGCCTCACATGGCGACGGGCTCCAAGGTCTTCTACAACGCCCTCGACGGGTCGGTGAGGTAG
- the nrfD gene encoding polysulfide reductase NrfD: MEEGLLHAVQGYMYPNEIELQWSILIVLYPFITGLVAGAFILASLERVFNVAAVKPTYRLALLSALAFMIVAPLPLQLHLGHPERSFEMYLTPHTSSAMAMFGFVYLWYLMAVLVLEIWLDYRKDIVLMSRSETGWKKTLYKALTLGVDNISEESLRIDDKVGRFITIIGIPSAFLLHGYVGFIFGSIKANPWWSSPAMPIVFLFSAIVSGIALIMLMYMALCVLKGVPVDMPCVDTIARYLFYAFLIDFSIELMDLIHRIYEADESFQTLDFMVHTRLYTSQILIQIVFGTIVPLGFLAFTQLVKLSEGARKGIYTLAGCLTLMGIFAMRWNVVIGGQLFSKSFLGYTTYKMDFATKEGLLPAILLLLLPFAILWVLVKILPPWEGPHEGEKAAAA, encoded by the coding sequence ATGGAAGAAGGCCTTCTCCACGCCGTCCAGGGGTACATGTACCCCAACGAGATCGAGCTCCAGTGGAGCATCCTGATCGTCCTCTACCCGTTCATCACGGGCCTCGTCGCGGGCGCGTTCATCCTCGCGTCGCTCGAGCGCGTCTTCAACGTCGCGGCCGTCAAGCCGACGTACCGGCTCGCCCTCCTGTCGGCGCTCGCGTTCATGATCGTCGCGCCTCTGCCGCTCCAGCTCCACCTCGGGCACCCGGAACGCTCGTTCGAGATGTACCTCACGCCGCACACGTCCTCCGCGATGGCGATGTTCGGATTCGTCTATCTCTGGTACCTCATGGCCGTCCTCGTCCTCGAGATCTGGCTCGACTACCGCAAGGACATCGTCTTGATGTCGCGGAGCGAGACGGGCTGGAAGAAGACGCTCTACAAGGCCCTGACCCTCGGCGTCGACAACATCAGCGAGGAATCCCTCCGGATCGACGACAAGGTCGGCCGGTTCATCACGATCATCGGAATTCCGTCGGCGTTCCTCCTCCACGGATACGTCGGGTTCATCTTCGGGTCGATCAAGGCGAACCCCTGGTGGTCGAGCCCCGCCATGCCGATCGTCTTCCTCTTCTCGGCGATCGTCTCGGGCATCGCGCTCATCATGCTCATGTACATGGCCCTGTGCGTCCTGAAGGGCGTGCCGGTCGACATGCCCTGCGTGGACACGATCGCGCGCTACCTCTTCTACGCGTTCCTGATCGACTTCTCGATCGAGCTCATGGACCTCATCCACCGGATCTACGAGGCGGACGAGTCGTTCCAGACGCTCGACTTCATGGTGCACACGCGCCTCTACACGTCGCAGATCCTCATCCAGATCGTCTTCGGCACGATCGTCCCGCTCGGGTTCCTCGCCTTCACGCAGCTCGTGAAGCTCAGCGAGGGCGCGCGCAAGGGGATCTACACGCTGGCGGGCTGCCTCACCCTCATGGGCATCTTCGCGATGCGCTGGAACGTCGTCATCGGCGGCCAGCTCTTCTCGAAGAGCTTCCTCGGCTACACGACGTACAAGATGGACTTCGCGACGAAGGAGGGGCTGCTCCCGGCGATCCTCCTGCTCCTTCTCCCGTTCGCGATCCTCTGGGTGCTCGTCAAGATCCTTCCGCCGTGGGAGGGGCCGCACGAGGGGGAGAAGGCGGCCGCCGCCTGA
- a CDS encoding glycoside hydrolase family 3 C-terminal domain-containing protein produces the protein MRRFTPTAAVLLASVLAGCGANPFPPQTMDFGQLQPDAPTAISMPLEEKVGQLFAVPANGVFMSEDSEQFRTLKHHVVDNRVGGVMLSRSSVYGAAVLVQKLQELARTPLLVSADLEAGSGMRFEDATYGPWAMAIAATGDPSLAERRGKATAEEARAIGIGQVYAPVADVNVNPDNPVINVRSFGEDPADVARYVAASVRGLQSGQVLATLKHFPGHGDTAQDSHRSLATVPGDRARLESVELVPFRAGIKAGAESVMIAHVSVPALDATPVRLLANAPRPVDAIGDVVAAESGAVPAVVSSPIVTGVLRKELGFTGLVVTDAMRMGGITYYYEPGEAAILAILAGSDQILMSPDTDAAIKAVLAAVKSGRITEARLDESVKRILDVKKRLNLYDKGVPFVGKIAKVVGTRPHEELEAEIARRSMTLVREKSGALPFRRDAKLLSLVVADEPTLNGPAGALDKEIKARVPSVKSVRLDTRSTPEEAKAAAEAAKDADAVLLSLFVRARSGQGRFVIPDAARSVIPALLASGKPVVAVAFGSPYLLRDFPDLPTYLCAWGSQDVAQIAAAKALFGEVAIEGHLPITIPGLAKRGDGIAKAAR, from the coding sequence ATGCGCCGATTCACGCCGACCGCCGCCGTCCTCCTCGCGTCCGTGCTCGCCGGGTGCGGGGCGAACCCGTTCCCGCCGCAGACGATGGACTTCGGGCAGCTGCAGCCCGACGCGCCGACGGCGATCTCGATGCCGCTCGAGGAGAAGGTCGGCCAGCTCTTCGCCGTCCCGGCGAACGGCGTCTTCATGAGCGAGGACTCCGAGCAGTTCCGGACGCTGAAACACCACGTCGTCGACAACCGCGTCGGCGGCGTCATGCTCTCCCGTTCGAGCGTCTACGGGGCGGCCGTCCTGGTGCAGAAGCTGCAGGAACTGGCCCGGACTCCGCTCCTCGTCTCGGCCGACCTCGAGGCCGGCTCCGGCATGCGCTTCGAGGACGCAACGTACGGCCCGTGGGCGATGGCGATCGCCGCGACCGGCGACCCGTCTCTCGCCGAGCGACGCGGCAAGGCGACCGCCGAGGAGGCGCGCGCCATCGGCATCGGTCAGGTCTATGCGCCCGTCGCCGACGTCAACGTCAACCCGGACAACCCCGTCATCAACGTCCGGAGCTTCGGCGAGGATCCGGCCGACGTCGCGCGCTACGTCGCGGCGTCCGTCCGCGGCCTCCAGTCCGGGCAGGTCCTCGCGACGCTGAAGCACTTCCCCGGCCACGGGGACACGGCTCAGGACTCGCACCGTTCGCTCGCGACGGTGCCGGGTGACCGGGCGCGCCTCGAGTCCGTCGAGCTCGTGCCGTTCCGCGCGGGCATAAAGGCGGGCGCCGAGTCCGTCATGATCGCGCACGTCTCGGTCCCCGCGCTGGACGCCACACCCGTGAGGCTCCTCGCGAACGCGCCGCGGCCCGTCGACGCGATCGGAGACGTCGTCGCGGCCGAGTCCGGCGCGGTCCCCGCGGTGGTCTCGTCCCCCATCGTGACCGGAGTCCTCCGAAAGGAGCTCGGCTTCACGGGCCTCGTCGTGACGGACGCGATGCGGATGGGGGGCATCACGTACTACTACGAGCCGGGCGAAGCCGCGATCCTGGCCATCCTCGCCGGCTCGGACCAGATTCTCATGTCGCCCGACACCGACGCGGCGATCAAGGCCGTCCTCGCCGCGGTGAAGTCCGGCCGGATCACCGAGGCGCGGCTCGACGAAAGCGTCAAGCGCATCCTCGACGTCAAGAAGCGCCTGAACCTCTACGACAAGGGCGTCCCGTTCGTGGGGAAGATCGCGAAAGTCGTCGGGACGCGCCCGCACGAAGAGCTGGAGGCCGAGATCGCGCGCCGCTCGATGACGCTCGTGAGGGAGAAGTCCGGCGCGCTCCCCTTCCGCAGGGACGCAAAGCTCCTCTCGCTCGTCGTCGCGGACGAGCCCACGCTCAACGGGCCGGCCGGGGCGCTGGACAAGGAGATCAAGGCTCGGGTCCCCAGCGTCAAAAGCGTGCGCCTCGACACGCGCTCGACGCCCGAGGAGGCGAAGGCCGCCGCGGAGGCCGCGAAGGATGCCGACGCGGTCCTTCTCTCGCTTTTCGTGAGGGCGCGCTCCGGGCAGGGCCGGTTCGTGATCCCCGACGCGGCGAGGTCCGTGATTCCCGCGCTCCTCGCCTCCGGCAAACCCGTCGTCGCCGTGGCGTTCGGCAGCCCGTACCTCCTGCGCGACTTCCCCGACCTCCCGACGTACCTCTGCGCGTGGGGCTCGCAGGACGTCGCCCAGATCGCGGCGGCGAAGGCGCTGTTCGGCGAGGTGGCGATCGAAGGGCATCTTCCGATCACGATCCCCGGGCTCGCGAAGCGGGGAGACGGGATCGCGAAGGCCGCACGATGA